TTCAAGTGCATTTCTGTCCAAGACTTAGTCCAACCACATAAAGTGACGTTTTAAGttagcaaaacaaacagtggAGGGGGTTCGGAAAATCCTCAATCGTAAAAGTTTGACTGTCATTGCCAGCGCCATTCTCGTTTGTCCTCGGGCTTTTGTCAGCCTTAATTATTGTGATGTCGTCCATTAGCTGGACAGCATTCAGATCTGCTCACGTCTATGTGACGGGGCTGCTGACTGAAAGAAACCTGACTCAGTATTTGGTGTTTTGTCACTGGTCGCCTTATCTATATCATAGagcaatatatattttagaaaTTTATAGTCAAACAGAGTTGCGGCTGAAACTAACTAACGCGCTTTCTGAAACTTTTTCATTGTCATCTCTCTCTTAAATTCACACGCCATCCAAAACATTGCCAGGCTCGAAATAAAAAGGAATAGTCACAAGAAGATCTAAATTATTCACCACCGTCCTTTTACCTAGGGATTGAATTTCACTGCGACTGGGCCCGGGACAGTATGTCACCTTTGTTGACTGACAAGGTTATAATTCTCTCGAAGCGTACAACGGAAGGCGCGGTATTGATTTCCATCGTCTATTCCCCCCCGCCATGGTACTGATATCGTTTTTAGATCGCCGGGTAGGAATTTCTgctgtgaaaaaagaaaaaaaaaaagctccctGATGCGCTATTGATATTGTATAATTTCTGCCGTGCGCCACATTATTCAGAGACACTTGATCACGTCAAGTTGAAAGGTCTTAACAGGATATCGCTTCTTCTTGGATTTCCGTACGCCCTTTTGCTGTCtaatttagtttttctttgtcatccAGGGGTACTCACTCCTCCGACCTTCGAGGTTTGCTTTCCGGTTGGCGTGCTTCGGCCCCCATCTGACTCGACCCCTCGCGCTATGAGCAGAGGTAGAGGCGGGCCTGACAACGAACACTATTACCGACACCCGCCGCCTTATCGCCAAGCGAGGCAACCTTCGGAAAGACCCGGCCCATCCGCTCCCTTCCCGAGAAGCGGCCCGCAGTTCCAACAGCCGTATTGCTACGACCGACCTCTCCGTGGCGTAGCCTCCCCTCCGTCTGCCCCGCCCATACCAAACGTGACTAAGAAGCCTCCCAATCCTAACGCACCCTCGCAGAGTTATACCCCCCACCCTGTCCTCAATTCTTTTCAGTACCTTCAAGTCCAGTTTCTGAGAGGACACAGCGCCGAGGCACCCCAGTTCAAAGTCAGTCCCCAAAAACCCGGCAGCTTCAATAATTCCTCGTACCAGCAGCAGCCAGGTTACAGTCGCTATCCAAAACCACACTGGGCTCGAGGTTATCACAGCCAGACCCCCAATCTCGCCGGACAGCCAAATCAAAAGCAGGCGCAGAGTCCatacggcggcggcggcggggaaTGGCGCATCGACGCCCTCTGCGATAGTTTTCAGAGCGTGTCCCTCTACCAAAAACCAGCGGGCGTCATCACGTTCACTCCACAAATCCAGGAGCGGGTGCACAGGGCTTTAAATCCGACCCAAAGTGTCTCTGCTAGATTTTTAGCCAAAACACTACATCTTCCCAAAAAGGTGGTCAACCAGGCCCTGTACTCATTGTTGGAGTCACGCAAAGTCTCCAAGGTAGGCCTTGCCCCTCCAAAGTGGACTTTATACGTCAGGGACGAGAAACCTCAAAAATCTCTTTCGGGGAAACCCCAACAAGTCAAGTTAGAGACGACgacagaaaaagaagaagactcCGACGCAGATTCACAGTTTTCCAGCTCTTCTTCGGAGTCGTCGCTTTCAGAACTTTCATCCGGACAAAGTCGTCAAACTCCAATTTCCACAATGCCTGAACAGAAGGAGCACATTTTGCAGCACCTGTTGAACTTAGGGCCGGTAACAGCTCTGGTGCTATCCAAAAACATGAGCTTGAAGACTTCCAAGCAGGTCAATTCCACCCTGTACGCCCTGGAGAAGCTCGGCGACGTGGTGAAGAACGACCACGTCAAACCGCCTACCTGGGAGCTCTCGCCCCATCGCAAagagaggatgaggaggactCTGCAAGCCGCACGAGGCCAGCACATGATCAAGGTAGAAGATCAAGTCAGGCACCTCCTGCTGCCTGAGCCCATGCCAGAACTTGAGCCGCTGCCGTTTGATGAACCGTGGTTGCCTAAGACTGAAGTGGTACGtcccccttttcttttttttaaaccgttGATTAGTTTTCAGCTAATTTAATTCCCTTGTGCCCGTCAGCTGTCTCCTACCACGGTTCAACCTCCGAGCTTAAACGCAAGTCAGGAGGAAACGACCGTGGAAGGACAGTGGGCCTCGGATGATATCCCCGAATATCTAAACGCCATTCGCAAACAGACCGACTTGGAGAGAGCGGCCGCCGACAACCCGGTGGGAACCGTCGCCGTGTCGCTGGCCGCCCCGCCGGCGCAGAACCTTTGGGCCAAGTTGCAAGAGGTCCGTCTGAAGAACCCGGTGAGCGGCCTAATGGAGTACGCCCAATATCTGGGACACAATTGTGAGTTCATACTCCTGGACCAGTCGGGACCGTCCCATGACCCCAGGTTAGTCCACCTGGAActcccaaaaatgtttttttcttgctgcaCAATTGACCGCTTGCGCGCCGCCTATCAGGTTCCGCATGCAGGTGATGCTGAACGGGAGATTGTTTCCCATCGTGGAAGCCTCGGCGAAGAAGGTCGCCAAGAaagacgccgccgccgccactttGCTGATCCTTTTCGGCGAGATGCAAGGAGGCGCGAGTAGCGGGAACGAAGGGAGCACCGCCGGGATGGACCAAACGATGAACGCGCTCTCCGACTCTCAGGTAAGTTGGGACTCGGGTTTTTAATAATGACCACCAAATAATTAACTGGTTTTTTTCTGCCAGGGCACCATTGAGGGCTCCGGAGGGGTTTTTGGAGGAGGCACGGTGGAAGTGATGGGCATGCCCGAGGGACCTCGCCCGCCGCTGTCACGCTCTCTCCTCGGCGGGAAGAATCCCGTGTCCGTTCTGATGGAGTACAGCCAGCGCAGCGGGAATCCCATCGAATTCATCATCACCGGACAAGTTGGCCCGCCACATGATCCGAGGTATGGTCATGTGACACTCGCAagctgagctgtgattggttgctACCCGTTGAGCaaaaatgctcttttttttttcctgaaggATTAAATGTACATGAGAAAGTTacaatttcaaattaattatgaacagttttaactTTCGACTGCTGGAATTGGCTAAATAAGTGCACTATCCCTTTAAGtgctcacccccaccccctctgTATTTGAGGTTGGGTCTTTCCTCCCCCAAGGAGCATTTTGTCACATAGTCCTGTGTCAGCTGAGTGGTTTCTACTTTTGCATGGTCAGCTGAGCAGGACACACAGCGAGTTTGTGTTTTCTGGATTTGCCTCAAGCCGTTTGTTATTCTCATTGCAACAATTCTACTGACACTCTATGATAGTATCAAACATCCAGTTTCCAAGCCTCAATTTCAAATTGCATTCCGAGTTCAAACGCAAAACTCCTGCGTCTCGTCTTCAGGTTCATGTACAAAGTAAAGGTCGGCGAGAACCTGTTTGCGGAGGCCTCGGCTCCGAGCAAGAAGGCAGCGCGCCAGCTGGCAGCCGAGGAGGCCGTCAAAGAATTGATGGCCGACGGCAGGCTGCAGCTTAACAAGGTGAGGAGCGGCAAGAGGAGCAAACTCCTGGAAGTTTGATGGTCTTGCTTGACTTGTTTGTTCTGTAAAGTTTTCTCCTTGTTTCTTCGCCATCCCGCCGCAGCCCCAGCTGCCCCTGGGCTCCTCCAGCGACAGCGACAGCTGCGGGACTTGCCCCTCTCTGCCGCCTCTGACGGCCGACGAGTTGCGAGCGGCCCACGAGGCCGGCGTGGGCGATCTCATCAACCACCTGAACAACAACGCCGTGTCGGGTCTTCTGGAGTACGCCCGGGCCAGAGGATTTGCGGCTGAGATTCGGCTGGTGGGCCAGTCGGGGTCCGCGCACGAGCCAAAGTAAGCGCGAGCGTGGGAATGtcattttgcaaaaaatgtgaaataaaaatatttaattataaaatatataaacgtATAAATATAGagattaataaatataaatataaaattaaaaaaataaaaatatatagattaataaataaaaaataaaaaaaagtcctgaCTCCATTTTCTGGCTTTCAGGTTCACCTATCAGGCCAAGTTGGGTGGAC
This DNA window, taken from Syngnathus acus chromosome 16, fSynAcu1.2, whole genome shotgun sequence, encodes the following:
- the adar gene encoding double-stranded RNA-specific adenosine deaminase isoform X1 produces the protein MSRGRGGPDNEHYYRHPPPYRQARQPSERPGPSAPFPRSGPQFQQPYCYDRPLRGVASPPSAPPIPNVTKKPPNPNAPSQSYTPHPVLNSFQYLQVQFLRGHSAEAPQFKVSPQKPGSFNNSSYQQQPGYSRYPKPHWARGYHSQTPNLAGQPNQKQAQSPYGGGGGEWRIDALCDSFQSVSLYQKPAGVITFTPQIQERVHRALNPTQSVSARFLAKTLHLPKKVVNQALYSLLESRKVSKVGLAPPKWTLYVRDEKPQKSLSGKPQQVKLETTTEKEEDSDADSQFSSSSSESSLSELSSGQSRQTPISTMPEQKEHILQHLLNLGPVTALVLSKNMSLKTSKQVNSTLYALEKLGDVVKNDHVKPPTWELSPHRKERMRRTLQAARGQHMIKVEDQVRHLLLPEPMPELEPLPFDEPWLPKTEVLSPTTVQPPSLNASQEETTVEGQWASDDIPEYLNAIRKQTDLERAAADNPVGTVAVSLAAPPAQNLWAKLQEVRLKNPVSGLMEYAQYLGHNCEFILLDQSGPSHDPRFRMQVMLNGRLFPIVEASAKKVAKKDAAAATLLILFGEMQGGASSGNEGSTAGMDQTMNALSDSQGTIEGSGGVFGGGTVEVMGMPEGPRPPLSRSLLGGKNPVSVLMEYSQRSGNPIEFIITGQVGPPHDPRFMYKVKVGENLFAEASAPSKKAARQLAAEEAVKELMADGRLQLNKFSPCFFAIPPQPQLPLGSSSDSDSCGTCPSLPPLTADELRAAHEAGVGDLINHLNNNAVSGLLEYARARGFAAEIRLVGQSGSAHEPKFTYQAKLGGRWFPPVCASNKKQGKQEAADAALRVLIGEAERAARTGELIPAELPVSGSTLHDQIAMLSHQRFNALTTRIQHSLLGRKILATIVMRRGEGLGTVVSLGTGNRCVKGEELSLKGDTVNDGHAEIISRRGFVRFLYSELLKHFEGGDNSIFEAAADKKLQIKPDITFHLYISTAPCGDGALFDKSCSETGEEVGCHQPLFENAKQGKLRTKVENGEGTIPVESSAIVPTWDGIQHGERLRTMSCSDKILRWNVLGLQGALLTHFLHPIYLKSITLGYLYSHGHLTRAVCCRLARDGDAFSQSLPPPFQLNHPEVGRVSVYDSTRHTGKTKESSVNWSLPDHTSVEVLDGTKGKLDGSKLGVSRVSKSNLFCLFHTLCQRCERPDLLAMHSYSQAKLAASSFQLAKHRFFQALGDHGYGAWIGKPLEEKSFEAGEEVANAPAAFCTARNGGAMEYNQAEA
- the adar gene encoding double-stranded RNA-specific adenosine deaminase isoform X2, giving the protein MSRGRGGPDNEHYYRHPPPYRQARQPSERPGPSAPFPRSGPQFQQPYCYDRPLRGVASPPSAPPIPNVTKKPPNPNAPSQSYTPHPVLNSFQYLQVQFLRGHSAEAPQFKVSPQKPGSFNNSSYQQQPGYSRYPKPHWARGYHSQTPNLAGQPNQKQAQSPYGGGGGEWRIDALCDSFQSVSLYQKPAGVITFTPQIQERVHRALNPTQSVSARFLAKTLHLPKKVVNQALYSLLESRKVSKVGLAPPKWTLYVRDEKPQKSLSGKPQQVKLETTTEKEEDSDADSQFSSSSSESSLSELSSGQSRQTPISTMPEQKEHILQHLLNLGPVTALVLSKNMSLKTSKQVNSTLYALEKLGDVVKNDHVKPPTWELSPHRKERMRRTLQAARGQHMIKVEDQVRHLLLPEPMPELEPLPFDEPWLPKTEVLSPTTVQPPSLNASQEETTVEGQWASDDIPEYLNAIRKQTDLERAAADNPVGTVAVSLAAPPAQNLWAKLQEVRLKNPVSGLMEYAQYLGHNCEFILLDQSGPSHDPRFRMQVMLNGRLFPIVEASAKKVAKKDAAAATLLILFGEMQGGASSGNEGSTAGMDQTMNALSDSQGTIEGSGGVFGGGTVEVMGMPEGPRPPLSRSLLGGKNPVSVLMEYSQRSGNPIEFIITGQVGPPHDPRFMYKVKVGENLFAEASAPSKKAARQLAAEEAVKELMADGRLQLNKPQLPLGSSSDSDSCGTCPSLPPLTADELRAAHEAGVGDLINHLNNNAVSGLLEYARARGFAAEIRLVGQSGSAHEPKFTYQAKLGGRWFPPVCASNKKQGKQEAADAALRVLIGEAERAARTGELIPAELPVSGSTLHDQIAMLSHQRFNALTTRIQHSLLGRKILATIVMRRGEGLGTVVSLGTGNRCVKGEELSLKGDTVNDGHAEIISRRGFVRFLYSELLKHFEGGDNSIFEAAADKKLQIKPDITFHLYISTAPCGDGALFDKSCSETGEEVGCHQPLFENAKQGKLRTKVENGEGTIPVESSAIVPTWDGIQHGERLRTMSCSDKILRWNVLGLQGALLTHFLHPIYLKSITLGYLYSHGHLTRAVCCRLARDGDAFSQSLPPPFQLNHPEVGRVSVYDSTRHTGKTKESSVNWSLPDHTSVEVLDGTKGKLDGSKLGVSRVSKSNLFCLFHTLCQRCERPDLLAMHSYSQAKLAASSFQLAKHRFFQALGDHGYGAWIGKPLEEKSFEAGEEVANAPAAFCTARNGGAMEYNQAEA